TGCTCCCAGAGGGAGTCGCACAGCCAGGCGTTGCCCGCCGGATGCCACCACCAGCCCATCCCGCCGTGGATGTTGGTGGAGACGGCGACGGTCCAGCCGGCCACCTTTCCGGTGGAGTTGCGGTAGCGGTTGCGCGGGTCGTTGAAAAGGGTCCGGGTCAGTTCGGTCCAGGAGGGGAGTTGGTCGACGCAGTAGTCGGTGAACGCGTCGAAGCACTCGGACAGTCCGGCCCGGTCGGCCATCCAGTAGTTCATCTGGAGGTTGATGTCGGTGTGGTAGTCGCCCATCCAGTCCGGGTCGTTGCCGTCGAGCCACAGCCCCTGGAGGTTGAGGGGCAGGCTGCCGCGTGAGCCCGCGATCATCAGATACCGGCCGAACTGCAGGTACTGGGCCTCCAGTTCGGGGTCGGGCACGCCGTCCCGGGCGCGCGCCCGGATCCGCTCCCAGGTGTCGAGGGAACGCTGCTCCTCGGACGACGCGCCGAGGGAGACGTCGAACTGCCCGAACAGGGCGCGGTGGTCGGCGACATGGGTGCGCAGCAGGGTGTCCGCCGTGTGGCGGGCGGCGGCCCGGACCTTGGTGCGGGCCAGCCGCTCGGGGTGGAGGGAGGGGTCCCGGTAGTGGGCCGCGGCGTCGGGCGCGTAGTTGGTGCCGCCGCTGAGCACCACGGTGAGGTCCTTGCAGCGGGCGAAGGAGATGCCCGAGCCGCCGACGGTGACCGCGCCACCGGTGCCGTACGCCGTCACGGCGGCCCCGTAGCGCAGCCCGTTGGCGAAGGCCGCCCCGAACGACACCGCGCTCCCCTCGCCGTGCGTCCCCTCCAGCGTCACCGTGCCGGAGTACCGGCCGCCTCCGCTCTGGGACAAGTGCAGGACGATCACGTCGTCGGGCCGGCTGGCGAAGATCTGCCGCCGGTACGTCACTCCGGAGCGGACGTACGACGTGGTGATCACGCCTCGGTCGAGGTCCAGGGTGCGGCGGTAGCCGGAGACCGCGGACAGGTCGTGGCCGGGGATGTCGACGGCGAGCCGGGCGAGCAGGGTGAAGGAGCCGAAGTCCTGTCGGCCGTAAGGGAATTGGCCGTCCGCGTCGAGTGTGTCGTTGAGGCCGCCGGTCCACATCGTGGCGTCGGTGACGAGAAGGAGTTCGCGGCCGGGGTCGTTGCTCGCGAGGGCGCCGAGACGGCCGTTGCCGAGGGGCAGGCCCTGTTCGATCATCGAGTGCTCGTCGGCGGGGGCCTGCCACCAGAGCTCGTCGTGTGCGGCGATGTCGTACGAGACGTCCGGCCTCTGAGGTGCGGCCGAGGCGGTGAAGGCGGGGAGCGTGGCGAGGGCTCCGGTCGCGGTGGCGAGGGCGAGGAGGTCGCGTCTGGACGGTTCGGGGGTCATGGCGGCTCCTGGAGGGTCGTTCAGGACGACTTCGGTACGTCGATCCGGTCGATGTCCGGCGCGTAGCCGGTGCCGCTGTCGAAGGTGATCGTGTTGGCGCCGGCCTTGAGCGTCACGGGCACGTACACGCTGGACACGGTCCCCCAGTCGCCGGTGGCGGGGAGCTTGTGGCGGGTGGCGCCGCCGGCGTTCGCCGAGACGTCCACCGAGCGGGCGTCGCCGCTGATGTACGAGACCTTGATCTGGTAGGTCCCCGCCCGGGCGACGACGACGTCATTGAAGGTCAGCCTGCCGCCGAGGTACACGTTGCCGACCTTCTTTCCGTCGGAGCAGGCGGAGCAGTCGGCGACGGAGGCGTTGCCGGCGAGGGTGTTCGTGGCGGACTCGGCCTCGATGCCCGTCCAGGTGAGCTGTTCTCCACGCGGGGTGACCGTGAACAGGCGTGAGCCGTGGGCGGGCAGGGCCTGGGTGATCCTGTTCCTGTACGTGCCGAGGTTCTCGTGGTTCCAGAGGTCCCGGACCGTCGCCTTCCCGGTGAACCCGAGGGTCGTCCAGTCGGCGGTCACGGCGGCGGGGGCGTCGGCGAGGTTGAACAGGGCGACGGTGTAGGTGCCGTCGGGGTTCTTCGCGGCCCACACCTGCTGGGGGTCGGACGGCGTGACCGGGTGTGCGGGCGGGGCGGCGCCCTGGTTGAGGGCGATGACCTCACGGTTGGTCAGCAGGGACAGGCCGTAGGAGTCGAGGCGGGTGAGGTCGTCGCCGGTGTAGAGGGGTGACTTGGCGATGGCCCACAGGGTGGCGTAGCTCTGCCGTTCCGCCTTGGTGAGACCGTCCATCTCGCCGTTGCCGACGTCGAGGGCGTCGAGGTCGTTCCAGCCGCCCGGACCGGCGTGCCGGGTCCAGGCGGGGGTGTCGTCCCAGCGGTCGTCGACGGAGTTCTCCCAGCTGACGAGGGTGTTGCAGTAGCACTCGACGTCGGTGTCGACGCGCCAGCCCTGGGAGTACTTCTTCCAGTCCGCGGCGTGGCCGATGTCGAGGGACCAGGAGAGTTCGAGGTGGATCGGGCGGCCGGTGGCGGCGATCGCCTTGTGCCACGCGGCCACGTCGGCAACGTTGTCGTACTGGTCGCCGCTCTTGCCGGAGCCGGGGCCCACGCCGTCGAGTTTGAGGAAGTCGTAGCCCCAGTCGGCGATCAATTGGGCCTGGGAGTCGATGTACTTGGCGGTGCAGGGGCGGGAGAAGTCGAGTTTGTAGGAGCTGTCCCAGCCGTTGGTGGTGCGCAGGTCGCCGTGGACGATGTCGGCGGTGGTGCAGCCGTCGGCGTTCCGGATCGGCATCCGGCCCTTGCCGTAGGCCCCCTTCTCCAGGCCGGCCGGCAGGTAGATGCCTGCCTTGAGCCCCTTGGCGTGGATGCGGTCGGCGACGGCCTTCATGCCGCTGGGGAAGCGGACCGGATCGGCCTTCTGGCGCCCGTACTGGTCGAACCCTGACTTCCAGGTCTTGTCCATCCACCAGCCGGCGTCGATGTTGACGTATTCGTAGCCGAACTTCTTGAGCTTGGCGGCCATCGCGTCGCTCTGCTTGAGGACGTTGGCCTCGGTGAGGTAGCTGTAGTCGCCGTCCGGGTTGAGGCCGGGGTACTTGGACGACTGCATGCTCCAACTGGTCCAGCCCATGTACGGCTTGGCGGCGAGGGCGGGGGCGGCGGTCTCGGCGCCGGCCGTCGGTGCGACGGTGACGGCACCGGCGGCGAGGGCCAGGACCACGAGGGCTCTGAGGGTGCGTGCGGGCATGACGGAGTACGAGGATGACCGCATGGGTCGTACCTCCTGGGTCGTGGGAGTTATGTGTCGGCTCGGACGAAGGACTGGATCGCGGTGGCCGCGGCCCCGCGGGCCCACTCCTCGAAGGGCAGTGGGCGGGTGAGGACATCGCACTGGGCGGCGGAGCCGAAGGCGGCCGCGACGAACGCGTCGCGGATCTGTCCGGCGAACAGGTCGTAGGCGGCGAGCCCCTCGCCGGAGATGATCACGCGTTCGGGACCGAGGAGGTTGGCGACGGTGGCGATGCCGCGGCCGATCGCCTCCCCGGCCCGCGCGTACACCTCGCGGGCTCCGGCGACGCCCCGGCGGGCCAGGGCCAACGCCTCGGCCGCGTCGGCGAGTTCGACGCCGGTGATCTCCCGGATCCGGCGGACGATCGCGGCCTCTCCCGCGATCGCCTCCACGCAGCCGCGGTTGCCGCAGTGGCACAGCGGGCCGTTCGGGTCGACGGTCACATGGCCGATCTCGCCGGCCACGCCGTGGGCTCCGGCGACCACGCGGCCGTGCACCACGAGGCCGCAGCCGATGCCCGCGCCGACGGTGACCACGGCGAAGTCGGACAGGCCCGCGCCGGCGCCGAACCACTGCTCGGCGACGGTCAGGGCGCGCACGTCGTTGTCGACGGTGACCGGCAACCCGGTGGTCAGGGCGACGAGTTCGGCGAGGGGTACGTCGCGCCAGTCGAGGAACGGCGAGTAGCGGACGGTGCCTTCGGCCCGGTCCACGTCTCCGGAGACGGCGACGCCGAGGCCCAGTACCGGGACGCCGTCCGCCTCGGTCAGCAGGTCCTGGACCAGGTCCGCGACGGACGCCAGCACCGCCTTGGCCGCACGGTCGGGCAGCGGCACACGGCGGGCGACATGGATGCGGCAGCACAGGTCGGTGAGGACGCCGATGATCTCGTCGCCGGTCACCTTGACGCCGATGAACAGGGCACGTCCGCCGTCGACCCGCACCAGGTTCGCGGGCCGCCCGAGCGAGGGGCGGGCCTCGTCGTCCGCCCCCTCCACCAGGTACCCGGCCTCGATGAGGGGCCGGACCGCCTTGGTGACGGCGGCCGCGGACAGGCCCACCCGGCGGGCCACCTCCAGTCGGGCGAGCGGGCCTTGGGTCAGGACGGTGGTGAACACCTGCGAGGCGGCGGGGGTGTTCACGGGGAACGTCTCGGCGCGGGAGATCGGGCGCATGGCCGGGAACTTAGAGGGGTTCTTTTCCGTCGTCAATAAAAGAAGCAGGATTCGTCGGTGACCGGGCTGTCAGTGCCGGGCGGCACAATCGCCCCATGACGACGATCAATTGGGCCGGGCTGACCCACGCCTACGGCAGCGCGGAGGACATCCCGGGGCTCTTCGCGCAGCTCGGCGGCCCTGCCGACGACAAGGTGTGGAGCGACCTGTGGTCCGCGCTGTGCCATCAGGGCTCGGTGTACGAGGCGAGCTGGGCCGCGATGCCGGTCCTCGCGGACATCGCGCGGGGCCGGGCGCCCGGCGAGCCGCTCCAGGCGGTGCTGATGGCCGGACTGATCACGACGGACCCGGACCCCGCCCGCCGCGAGCGCTGCGCCCACGAGATCGAGGAACTGCTCGGCGTCGCACGGGGACTGTTCGCCGCCCGGGATCTCGAGATGGGTGACTTCGTCTACCTCCAGATGGCCGTCCTGGCCTTCGAGGACGCCGGCGTGTGGGCCTCGGCGCTGGAGGGACTGCTCAACGAGGAGTACGAGCTGGAGTGCCCCGCGTGCGAGGACGGCCTCTTCGTCGCCTTCGGTTCGTACGGCCACTTCTGCGTGGCGGGCGACTATGTCACCGGCCCGGGCGCGGAGGACGAGGAGGGCCGGGCGCGGCTCCTGCCCGCGGATCCGGAACGGCTGGAGGGGATCGGCGCCCGGCTGCACCGGGAGGCCGTGGGGGCGGGCCGGCACGAGGTCGCGCTCGCCCTGACGTATGTCTTCGGCAGGGCCCACTGCCCCTCCTGCGACGCCGGGTTCGGTGTGTCCGACGAGGTGGAGAGACAGTGGGCCTGACCCGTGCGCTGTGTTGTCAGTGCCGGGCGGCCGGGGTGTTGGCCGCGGTCACGTTGACGGCGGCCCAGGACCGGTTCACCGCCTTGTACTCGGCGCTGCCCGCCCCGTAGAGGTCCTTCGCCGCCTTCAGGGTCGCCGCGCGGGCGTCGTGGAAGTCGGTGGTGGAGACCATGTAGCGGGTCAGGGCGCGGTAGTAGATCGCCGTGGCCTTGGCGCGTCCGATGCCCTTCGCGGGCAGGCCGTCGACGGTCGGCGAGTCATAGGTGACGCTGCCGATCTTCTTGCGGCCACTGCCCTCGGCGAGCAGGTAGTACGCGTGCGAGGAGACGCCGGAGCCGGCGTGGACCTCGGCGTCGTAGACGGCCGGTGACCAGTAGTCGATGGCGCCTTCGAGCACGTCCAGGGACGGCTTGTCGAGGCGGCGCAGGAACTTCTGGTCCAGCCCGAGCTTCTCGCCGAGCAGGTAGTTCGGCGGGTTCTTCGGGTTGTTGGCGCTGAACTCGACGTTCGAGCCGAAGATGTCGGCCAGCGACTCGTTGAGGGAGCCGGCCTCGCCGTACTGGTTGCCGTCCGCGTCCACGCGGGTGGGCTCCAGGCGGGCGGTGGCGTCCACGACGCCGTGGGTGAGTTCGTGGCCGGTGACATCGAGGACGACGAGCGGCTTCTTGAACATGTCGCCGTCACCGTCGCCGTACAGCATGCAGCCGCACGCCGGGTCCCAGAACGCGTTGGCCACCTTGTTGCCGAAGTGGACCATCGCCTTGGCGCCCTTGGAGTTGTTGGCGATGCCCTTGCGGCCGAAGGTCTTCTTGTAGAAGTCCAGGGTCTTGGTGATGCCGTACTGGGCGTCCACGGCGGCGCTGGCACGGTTGGAGACGGTGCCGTTGCCCCACTTGTTGGTGGTGCTGGTGAACTTCTTGCCGCGGGCGAAGTTCTCCAGTTCCCGGCCCTGCGCGTCCCGCGTCTCGGTGCCCCAGCGGTTGGGGTCCTTGAGGACATAGCTGCGGCTGGCGGTCTTCGTGGTGGTCAGTGTGACC
Above is a window of Streptomyces sp. NBC_00490 DNA encoding:
- a CDS encoding M4 family metallopeptidase; amino-acid sequence: MRRPHIRSLAVAVAVTTAATGLAGTAFAAPSTGQPGKSPAVTATSVVDAARAAAFAHTAATGVAPGDELRAQDVLIDPEGARHVRFVRAHRGMPVLGGDLVVHLTEQLGYAGVTRAADHTVRPDAVRAKLTARQAQERAAAVAKGDAGPAELVVDARDGGSALAYQVRVTGSATAEAGGSRTVVVDAVTGKVRSNTPDSDEFLSPQLIDTLRERGEKLDPATGTAPRADALAATASGTGNSLFAGKVTLTTTKTASRSYVLKDPNRWGTETRDAQGRELENFARGKKFTSTTNKWGNGTVSNRASAAVDAQYGITKTLDFYKKTFGRKGIANNSKGAKAMVHFGNKVANAFWDPACGCMLYGDGDGDMFKKPLVVLDVTGHELTHGVVDATARLEPTRVDADGNQYGEAGSLNESLADIFGSNVEFSANNPKNPPNYLLGEKLGLDQKFLRRLDKPSLDVLEGAIDYWSPAVYDAEVHAGSGVSSHAYYLLAEGSGRKKIGSVTYDSPTVDGLPAKGIGRAKATAIYYRALTRYMVSTTDFHDARAATLKAAKDLYGAGSAEYKAVNRSWAAVNVTAANTPAARH
- a CDS encoding glycosyl hydrolase family 95 catalytic domain-containing protein, giving the protein MTPEPSRRDLLALATATGALATLPAFTASAAPQRPDVSYDIAAHDELWWQAPADEHSMIEQGLPLGNGRLGALASNDPGRELLLVTDATMWTGGLNDTLDADGQFPYGRQDFGSFTLLARLAVDIPGHDLSAVSGYRRTLDLDRGVITTSYVRSGVTYRRQIFASRPDDVIVLHLSQSGGGRYSGTVTLEGTHGEGSAVSFGAAFANGLRYGAAVTAYGTGGAVTVGGSGISFARCKDLTVVLSGGTNYAPDAAAHYRDPSLHPERLARTKVRAAARHTADTLLRTHVADHRALFGQFDVSLGASSEEQRSLDTWERIRARARDGVPDPELEAQYLQFGRYLMIAGSRGSLPLNLQGLWLDGNDPDWMGDYHTDINLQMNYWMADRAGLSECFDAFTDYCVDQLPSWTELTRTLFNDPRNRYRNSTGKVAGWTVAVSTNIHGGMGWWWHPAGNAWLCDSLWEHYEFTGRRSHLEKIYPLLKGACEFWEARLLTVTLPGTSEEVLVADSDWSPEHGPLDARGITYAQELVRSLFGNFCAAAAELKRDTGLAERIAGLRKRLYLPRVSPTTGWLEEWMSPDNLGETTHRHLSPLVGLFPGDRIRPDDSTPAALVEGATALLTARGMESFGWANAWRSLCWARLKNADNAYQLVVNNLRPSTDGSNGTAFNLFDIYEVEQGRGIFQIDGNFGTPAAMIEMLLYSRPGHLELLPALPDAWAESGSLTGAGARGGFVVDLRWRDGKPTEARIRSIGGRTTTVAYAGTSRTVALEPGASVTLKDLDR
- a CDS encoding ROK family transcriptional regulator, which encodes MRPISRAETFPVNTPAASQVFTTVLTQGPLARLEVARRVGLSAAAVTKAVRPLIEAGYLVEGADDEARPSLGRPANLVRVDGGRALFIGVKVTGDEIIGVLTDLCCRIHVARRVPLPDRAAKAVLASVADLVQDLLTEADGVPVLGLGVAVSGDVDRAEGTVRYSPFLDWRDVPLAELVALTTGLPVTVDNDVRALTVAEQWFGAGAGLSDFAVVTVGAGIGCGLVVHGRVVAGAHGVAGEIGHVTVDPNGPLCHCGNRGCVEAIAGEAAIVRRIREITGVELADAAEALALARRGVAGAREVYARAGEAIGRGIATVANLLGPERVIISGEGLAAYDLFAGQIRDAFVAAAFGSAAQCDVLTRPLPFEEWARGAAATAIQSFVRADT
- a CDS encoding alpha-galactosidase D; its protein translation is MRSSSYSVMPARTLRALVVLALAAGAVTVAPTAGAETAAPALAAKPYMGWTSWSMQSSKYPGLNPDGDYSYLTEANVLKQSDAMAAKLKKFGYEYVNIDAGWWMDKTWKSGFDQYGRQKADPVRFPSGMKAVADRIHAKGLKAGIYLPAGLEKGAYGKGRMPIRNADGCTTADIVHGDLRTTNGWDSSYKLDFSRPCTAKYIDSQAQLIADWGYDFLKLDGVGPGSGKSGDQYDNVADVAAWHKAIAATGRPIHLELSWSLDIGHAADWKKYSQGWRVDTDVECYCNTLVSWENSVDDRWDDTPAWTRHAGPGGWNDLDALDVGNGEMDGLTKAERQSYATLWAIAKSPLYTGDDLTRLDSYGLSLLTNREVIALNQGAAPPAHPVTPSDPQQVWAAKNPDGTYTVALFNLADAPAAVTADWTTLGFTGKATVRDLWNHENLGTYRNRITQALPAHGSRLFTVTPRGEQLTWTGIEAESATNTLAGNASVADCSACSDGKKVGNVYLGGRLTFNDVVVARAGTYQIKVSYISGDARSVDVSANAGGATRHKLPATGDWGTVSSVYVPVTLKAGANTITFDSGTGYAPDIDRIDVPKSS